In Rhodamnia argentea isolate NSW1041297 chromosome 5, ASM2092103v1, whole genome shotgun sequence, the DNA window GAGAACTTGAAGATTTCAGAGAGGCAAGCAATTACCAATCAACAGCAACTGCGAAGACGGTCgaggtcgagagagagagagagagagagagagatcgagcaCCAAGCGAGTTagggtttgaaaatttaaaccCCCAAACGCCGTTgagtcttctccttcctttccATTTCCTGGGCAATTTTCCGGAACGGGAGACGAGACGGCGTGGCGTCATGTACGGAATCCGAAGAAAGGTCTCATCTTTCGTCACACGTGTCGGGGCGACGGGGAGAGGAAGATCGGCCGGTGATGTAACTGACTTTCACGGACCCGTTACAACGCAACGACGGGATCACCGAACGGTTTGCGATTGGTCGTTGCTGCTGCAGGTCGTCACCGGAGTGTCCCACGAGCGAAAGGACGAGGAAAGTGAGGGTGTGACTCTGAAGTTGCTTCGGACGGAAGAGTTGAGGAGGGAGGCCTGCTCCCAAAGTCTTTCTTTATGTTTCGGTTCTTGTATACGTATTTCGAAGCTTTGATACGAGAATACGAAATGATCATTTAACATTTTCACCATTCCGACAGTCAAATCCTTCAAAGTGGAaacacggttttttttttttggtctggttCTATTATATTCTATCTAACAAGCTTACCATGTGTGCGCGTAAGTTATGAAATCCTGCTCTTTCCTCACGATTCCGTAATCAAGCAAGCGAAAAAGTTCAGGAAAATGCAGAAATTGTAAGTCAATTTCTAGTTTCGATGGTCAAGCGCACGGGCTAATACATGGGCAAGCCCATCTGCTAATTCGCGGGCCTTCTTGATCTGTTTCATACACACGCAGCCCTTTGACATTGAACTTGCAAATGGTCCATCTGTTCTGCTATGTGGATTGAGTGGCAGTTCTTTCAGCTGCAGGTTATCACTGAAGATCTCGGTCAACTCTGTGGTTtttggtggggggggggggagggagtGTTCAGAGTAAGAATTACTTCAGTGGGAGCCCTGAAATTCTCTATTGGTCGGATCTCGCCCTTCCGGCAATTCGCGGAAGGATACtagcagggaaaaaaaaaaaaaaaaacagacgaGCAGATATGTTTGAAGTCACAAGGGTATCTTACTGCGAAAAGAGAGAATAGAGTAGGCAACCATTGATTGATTGCATCATTTTCTCGGTATATGATAACTAAGGAGGTCGAAGATGACGTGGATTGTCTGTGGAAGAGCATAAACGTGCTCGGATTTGGATCTGGTTCGCTTTTCATCCGAGGCCAGCATTGCCCTCTTTCAGAAACTGCTCGTCTTTGTGCATTAGAAGTTCAGCATAAAATGAACATTCAGGGTCACCAGGGAGTTCCCATCCCCAAGCTGATGTTTTGTGTTCAAGGATCGGCGGCTTAATCTCGAGTTGGTAGAATGACTGAAAAAACATTGTCAAGAGCTCAGGCGGCGCTTATGTATCTGCAGCAAGAGACTCCTAAATAAAGGAATTGTTTAGTCTGATTCCAGTTCCAATTACATTCTTTTGGGACTAACCAGAACACCTAGAACCAGCAGGATTGAAAATTTAATCAATCAAGAGCAGCTTTCGTGATCCGTTGGTCCATGAATACTGCATGTGCGAAGGCTTATGCCATCGTTTAAAGTGGGCGGCCAGACTCTTTCACACTGGAAATTTCCTGATCTTTAGGTTTGGGGAAGGTTTGTGCTAGAAATTGCGAGGTTTCAACTGCAGAAAAGGAAAACCGAGGTCGAATTTCAATCGTTGATCCGCATATTGGACTGCCGTGAACCTGAAGCTGTCTTCAGGAAATCGATATCCCCAATCGCAAAGGTCTATATTTGAAAGTTGAATGGTAGTGAAGTTTCACTCACACCAAGTTAAGGAAAGAAGATAACAAAAGCCACAACATTTGACAGTTCTTTTAAATCTTATTTCAGGGCGAGTGTACACCAAAGAGAATTTACACAGCAATGCATGACCATTTTCACGGAGATCACCAGGAAATCTTTCCACATTTTACCAGCTCAATTCAATGAGATCTTGCCGAATTATCCTGGGAAGCGCCTGCGGCCACATTACTCATCAGGGAAGGCATCACGAGAGGCGATAGCAGAGGGATTGGATCTTTATTCTGATAGAACGAGGAtgacgaagaggaggaggacaTCGACGAACTTAAGCCGCACCCCATTTCACCGGATTCGGCCCTCCGCTCGAGCGAAATCTGTGGCTTTAGTGGCAGAGGACACGGAGCTTTCTGCCGCAACCGGCTCATAGGCCTCCTGCAGGCGTAGACATCCTTGTGACCGCACATCTGGAAGCCCGGAAACTTGGAATCCGAATCCTCAACATTGCTTCCTCGATCTGATATCATTTGGTAATAAACTCAGTTCGGTTTCCCTAGCTTGAGTATGTGACTCTCAGATTCTCAGCAATAGATGCTCTATATGGTCTAGACGGTGAGGACTAATCGGCATTCGAGAGAAAGAGGCACATCCACCACGCAGATAAAGAGGATCGAATCATTGTACAACGGCACAgcatttttaacaaaaaaaaaaagggagaaaaacagGGAACGGTGATCGCGATGGACTTGGTTTTCAGTGAGCCattcattcttctttttttttttttttttggggggggtgttgTTTGATTGCTTTTGCAGTAAGGAACAATGAATTGTTTTTCTTGGGCAGCTTCATGTGACAAATAAATTTTGTGTTGTTTTCAGTGACTGATTGAAGATGCTGAAGAAGCACATGAATGCCATTTGAATATAGTAGTTGTTCTTGGCTCTGACATTTTCTTCATTAACTTTGAGACAAAGTGACAGAGACTCGTTAGGGGGTGGATTGATCGTGGGTATTTTCTTATTCAACTTAAGGTAAAGCTCAAAGTTGCTGTTCATACGTTGAACTGATGCTGTGTTGATTAGTATAATCATTCGAGTCGGTTTTGACTGGTCAAACCCCGATGATTCTGTAATGATTGTCTTGCCAACCTACTTCATCAAATGGCAATCACACAGCACAAGCAACCATTAACCCTAGCAAGAAAATGTACAGGAGTTGACTGTTCAACAGCAGCCTAAACTCAAAGCCCATTTTTTGCATCATCCCTCTTCTAGCCTGAACGTGTGTGTGACTgttcctttcattttgattCTGGTGTCCCTAGCCACTGGTATGAGGCCAAATTAGGAGGCCATTTCCAGAATCTAGAGCATTGAACAACAGTAAAGTTCGATTATCTTGAGATCATTGGACGTGGCTTCAAATAATCCCGTGACGCCAGTTGGAATTTCGGACTACAAACACTGGTCCACATGGCGAAACCCCATTGCAGCAGTGACGCGGACAGACCGCGATTGTGCCAATCATTCTCTGATTGAGAACATGTGAGAATGAGAGTTAGCATTCGTCTCTCTCTCACCCCCTCTAGTTCACACCCAACTCTGAAATACACGGTCGAAAAGGCTGCTCAAATCGCTTTCTCCTTTGGAACTTGAAAGGATTTCAGTAGGACCATTTTGAGCTGTCCTGGGAAAGAGATGGGTGGACTGGACTAACTACTTATCCAACTAACAATTTGGTTGCACCAACAATCATCACCCATAATTGAACCTTCACATCTATCATCTGTGAAAAACTGAAGTGTATCTATCATATGATCCATGACccgagaaaaagcaaaaagcaagaaataatgacatgaatAAAGTTTGAAGCTTTCTCTTTTCTCAAACTGCTGCATTCTACAGGGATCACGAAAATCATCAACTGATATGGAAAGAGCCATCTAGTTATCTTTAACTGCAGATAAACACCCAATTCTTGGTGTTACAGCACATATCCAGCCACATACATCGCCTGTTGATTGACTGGTCAtagcaaaatggaaaatttcaagGTTGGTAGATTCACCTAACTGCTAAATCCATGTGAGCTTATTTCTGCAGCATTTTGGTATATCCGATGATAAGAAAAGCCGTTCGCTTGAATCCAATAAACAAAGGACACAACATAAAATGGTTGACCTCAACTCTCCCATTTGCCAAACTAAAAAATGGGTCTTAAATGTTCAACTGATGCAGGAACCATCTGAACCCTAACCATAGAAGAGTTTCTTGTGAGACAAACTCTTAACAGCCCGGAAGGAAAAGTAAGAACATTAGAGGGCAAAGAATGATTATATACAATGGTTAGATGAAAATCCTTACACAAATCGGGTCTCTTTCATCACTTTTTTGGTTCCAACGCAAGGTTGGTTCCACAGTAACCAAATAAAGGTCAGGTAGGCGACCGGCAAACATTTACATGGCCTCACACTTTTCTAATGGCTaacccttcttcctccttcaggAAAATGGCTCTTCCTAACATCAGTGCTCGCATCTacttaaaagaaagaaaccgaAAAGATATTTTCCATGGGGATTCCAGATAACTGGCTAATCAAATATACATGAGAAGATAAGCTGTGAGTTTTGTCAAGAGTATGACCTAACTAAACCAAAGTTGACGAAGGATCTCGACCTGAAGAGACCACCAAAGAGGAACCTAGTGGGAGATTCCTGAGCAACAGGCTTTGACTCTTTGGAACTTCCTTTGACGTGAAGTATGGTCTGGCCAATAGTTTGGCGAATGGAATCTATTGTCTTGGAGTCTACAGGGTATCCCGATGAGTCTTGCACGTAAAATGTGTTCACTGCTTTTCCGTCTTTGGTGGTGACTTCCGCTCTAGTCACGGTGAGGCTGTTTTCTCTGAAGATGCGAGTGACATCAGACAGCAGCCCGACTCTGTCAGTCGTGCACAATTCTAACTTCAAGCCCTGCATAGATGCAAAAACTCACCGTCAAATAAACATTGCAAATCCAGCCGATCAATAAAACAGAAAGCAGAAAATTGGCTTAAGGTGTTCTGGAATCTTGGCATGCGATACTCTTAAGAACATGTTCCCTTCAAACATGTGAGAACACAACAAAAGTGTGAGAATAAGACATTAACAGACTTTTGTCTGTTTCGGGGTTCCAGAGAAAGGCAATGGTCTTATACGAAAACTCTCAATAAGATTCTGAAGGACTCTCCCAGCtcatgaattttaaatttaggcAAGTACAGAAATTCAAATAATACATGTAGATAATCACTTCAACAAAAGTTCAGTGAAGAGATCAACCAGCAAGATGCATCCTTCGGTATCTAAATAAGTTTTCGAatgaaaataaagtgaaaaCTATAAAACAGGACAAGCACATGAAATTCTACAAATAGGATGGCTTTAGTTCATCGTCTCATATGCACCGTTCATCAAAAGCAGTAATAATATATTCACATGATTTCCCTAACCTCAGATACCCTTCTCTCAATAGCGGCTTCGAGACAATGCATCAATCTTTCCCTTTCTGCATCTGAGTTCACAGGGGATCCATCCAGATGCCTGATATAGTACTCCTGCACAATCGACCAATAATGTCAATAATAAAACACTCTAATTGCAGTCCATGTGCCATGAAATCCTCCTTTCATACGTCCAGGGTACAAAAACGCATACCTGATAAGCTTCAGGCCCCTCCACAACAATGTTCGCATGGAACACAACATACTGCATATCAGTCAACGTGCAAACCGTGTCGAACAGAAGTTTCGGCCGATCTTTGCTCCGAATAGTGACAACCGAGTAGTCTTTGTCATACCAATTAACAACCTCTACATTAGGCCTTTGCTTCTCATCCAACCCTTCATCATAAGTTCGTTCATAATCCCGATCGGCAAACATCATCTGGTGAAGCCTTCTTGTAGTG includes these proteins:
- the LOC115750569 gene encoding ACT domain-containing protein ACR4-like, which gives rise to MDINMSFSPNMDDEYEKLIRRMNPPRVVIDNEACKNATVIQVDSANRPGILLEVVQVLTDLNLIITKAYISSDGGWFMDVFNVTGQDGNKIMDDEILDYIKKVLGPDSCFTSSLRSVGFKPSDDHTAIELTGSDRPGLLSEVSAVLTHLKCNVVSAEVWTHNTRAAAVMHVTDEETGSAITDPERLTRIKELLCNVLKGSNKSRGAKTMVLHGVTLTTRRLHQMMFADRDYERTYDEGLDEKQRPNVEVVNWYDKDYSVVTIRSKDRPKLLFDTVCTLTDMQYVVFHANIVVEGPEAYQEYYIRHLDGSPVNSDAERERLMHCLEAAIERRVSEGLKLELCTTDRVGLLSDVTRIFRENSLTVTRAEVTTKDGKAVNTFYVQDSSGYPVDSKTIDSIRQTIGQTILHVKGSSKESKPVAQESPTRFLFGGLFRSRSFVNFGLVRSYS